The window AACAACAAAAACAAAACAAAAAAACATTTACACAATTATATTTACAAAACCGGTTTTCGCCACCAAACCCAGGGTTTTCGCCACCAAACCCAGGGTTTTCGCCACCAAACCCAGGGTTTTCGCCACCAAACCATGGTTTGGTGCGGCCAGACCACGGTTTGACGCCACCAAACCACGGTTTGGTCTGGTCAAACTCGGGTTTAGCGCCACCAAATTCGAGTTTGGTCCGGCAAAACCACGGTTTGGCGCGGTCTGGAGACGGGTTTTTTGGAGACAGCGGCGGCTGGAAGGGTAATATCCGGAGAGTGATGGGGTGCGGTAAGGGGGCCGATTCCGTTGGGTGACTTTTCTGGCACACCCTTCAGGGCCGGGCCACTTCTGACGATTTTCCGGTGGTCGCGCCCCGTGCCCCTCGCGGCCGACCGGCTACAAGCTTTCAATCCTATCGGATTGAGGGAATTCAATCCGCAACCGCTCCCTATGCCCCCCCACATCAGGCTAACAATAGCTAAAAATGGGGGAGGAAAAAAGGGACATGGCAAAAATATTAGCTGGCATAAAAATGAGAAGCCGATCAAACAGACTGGCAGAAGCATAAGAACGCAACCGGAGGATGGATTTCAGACCGCAACGGCATTTCGCGTTTTTAGCGGTTTAAATTCCCCAGCCTGTTCCCGCTCCTGACGCCAACTGTTATTTTCTGGCAGTGATTTTTCTGTCGCTCCATGTTCCTGCTAAATGAAGGTCTTGGCGGCCTGAAAAAACTTTTAAATTGCTATTGAAAGCAACGGGTACTTTGGTATGTTACCCGTTCCTTTGCGGCGCTGGGCGTATGCCTGGCGACGGTTGGGGAGTTGAACGGTCTTAAAATGCCGCGCCAATGTTGGCGTGGTGGCCACAACCACATTAAACAAAAATCCCGTGTTCCGCGGGATGGCCAGCTAAAAAATGGCGGGCTGATAACAACGGAAAACACAGACATGATAAGTATTGGTATTAAGGAATTGCTCGAAGCCGGCGTCCATTTTGGACATCAGACGAAACGTTGGAATCCCAAGATGAAGCAATTCATCTTTGACGCCCGCAACGGCATTCATATCGTTGACCTCAGCAAAACCATCACGCAGCTCGAGACCGCCTGTAATTTTCTGCATACCACCGTTCTAAAGGGTGGCCAGATTCTGTTTGTCGGCACCAAGAAGCAGGCTCAGGAAGCCGTCCGCGAGGCGGCCAAGGCGTGCGGCCAGCATTATGTGACCGAACGCTGGCTGGGTGGCACCCTGACGAACTACGCGACCATCAAGAAATCCATTGATCGCCTCAAGAAAATTGAGCAGATGGAAGCAGATGGGTCCATGTCCGGCTTCGTGAAGCAGGAGCAATCGCGGTATCGCCGCGAGTTGGCGCGCCTGGTCAAATATTTGGATGGCATCCGCACCATGCCCCGCGTTCCGGCCGCCATGTTTGTGGTGGACGTGCATCGCGAGCATAACGCCGTCGCCGAAGCGAAGCGCCTGAACATCCCGATCGTGGCCCTCGTGGACACCAACTGCGATCCCGACCCGATCGCCTATCCCATTGCCGGCAACGACGACGCCATTCGATCGGTCCGCGTGATTCTCGCCACGGTGGTGCAGACCATCTCCGCCGCCAAGGGTGAGTACGACGCCAAGTTTGCCCGCCGCAAGAAAGAAGATGGCGCGGAAACTGCCGCACCGGCCCCGGCACCGGCCCCGGCTCCGGCTCCGGTGGTGGAAGCCCCGGTGGATCTGACGCCGCTGGCGGCTCCGGCTGCCCCGGCCAAAGCCTGATGGATGTCTAATTTCAGGTGCGGCTGGATTCGTTCAGCCGCGCCGATTATTCCTGAACATTCGCAACGAATATTTAAACTGAATTATTATGGCTGAAATCAACTCTGCATTAGTGGGCAAGCTGCGTGAAATCACCGGCTCTGGCATGATGGATTGTAAAAAAGCATTGACTGAATCCAACGGCGACCTTCAGGCCGCAGTGGATATTCTGCGCAAGAAAGGCCGGGCGACCGCCGGCAATAAATCGGTGAAGGAAGCCCGCGAGGGCGCCATTGCCCAGTTTATTTCTTCCGATTCCAAGGTCGGCGTGCTGCTGGAAGTGAATTGCCAGACGGATTTTGTGGCCCGCAACGAAACCTTCCGGGCTTTTTGCGACGAAGTGGCGCGCACGTACGCGACCAACGCGGACGCCAATTTTGAAAACCAGCGCATGGAACTGGTGGCCAAGACGGGTGAGAATATCAAGATCGCCCGGCACCAGAAGTTTGAAGTGACCGGCAGTGGTTTGATTGCCGCGTACATTCACACCGGGGCCAAGGTGGGCGTGCTGGTGGAAGTGGGCGCTGGCAAGGATGCCACGGTGGCCGCGGAAGACTTCAAACAGCTCGTGCGTGACATCACCCTGCAGATTGCGGCTGCCAATCCTGTGGCGGTCAGCCGCGAGCAGGTGGACCCGAAGCTGGTCGAAAAGGAAAAGGAAATTGCCGCCGAACAATTCAAGAACAAGCCCCCGCAAGCGGTGGCCAAGATTGTCGAAGGCAAAATCAACAGCTTTTTCCAGACGATCTGCCTGGTGGATCAAGGGTTCGTGAAAGACCCGGAAAAGACCGTGAAAGCTTATGTGGCCGAAGTGGGCAAGCGCTTGGGTGACGAAATCGTCATCCGCCGCTTCGTACGCTTCCAAGTCGGTGAATCCGCGTCGGCTTAAGCTGAACCTCAATCACGTTTTGCAGCGCCGGGTCTCGTTTGAGACCCGGCGTTTTTTTTGAATAATTTGCTCCGCTCAACCGCCTTGCGGGCACCTTCTCCCCCGTGGGGGAGAAGGACGGAGGCGACGGACCGGTAACCGTTGGTCAAGCCTTGTTGAGCACTTTTTCCAGCAGCTCGTTCATTCGCTTGACCATGTGGCGGGGGTCTTCGAGCACGCCGGCGGCCATCCGGGCATTATCCAATAATTGCTCGGCCACCAACGCGGCGAGGCTGGCATCCGCCAGCCGCATTTTGTTCAAGTGGCAGATGATGGCGTGGCGCGGGTTGATTTCGAGGTCGAGCTTCGCGCTGGTATCCTCCGCCGCTTCTTTGTTCATGGCCTTGAGGATTCGTCGCATGCTGGAGGTCATGAAACGGTCGCTGTCCACAATGACCACCGGGCTGTCCACCAGGCGCTTGGAGCTGCGCACTTCATGCACCTTGTCCCCGAGGGATTCTTTGAGCCATTGGGCCAACGCCTTGGCTTCGTCATCCGTCAACGCGCCTTCCTTCTGCTCCTGGTCTGCCAGCGCCAACTCTGATTTCTCAGCCGCCTTCAGCGGTTTCTCCTCAAAGCTGTGGAGATGCTCCATCACAAATTCATCCCAGGCGTCGTACAGGAACAGCACCTCGTATTTGCGGGCCTTGAAGACTTCAAAATACGGGCTGCCCTCCGCCGATTCCCGGTTGGGCGCGAGTTGATAATAAATTTCCTTTTGATCTTCCGGCATGCGCTTGAGGTATTCCGCCAGCGAGGTTTGCTTGCCTTTTTCGAGCGTGGAAGATTCGAAGCGCAGCAGCTTCCCAAGTTGCTCATGATGGTTATGGTCGCTGACCACGCCCTCTTTGAGAAATCGTTGGTATTCGGTGTAAAATTTCTCGTACGTCTCCGGGGCGTGCTGCGCCTGTTCATCAAGGAACTTCAGGAATCGGCCGGTCAGGACTTTGTTGAGCTTCTGCATCAACGAGGTGTCCTGCATGGATTCGCGGGAAATGTTGAGCGGCAA of the Verrucomicrobiota bacterium genome contains:
- the rpsB gene encoding 30S ribosomal protein S2 translates to MISIGIKELLEAGVHFGHQTKRWNPKMKQFIFDARNGIHIVDLSKTITQLETACNFLHTTVLKGGQILFVGTKKQAQEAVREAAKACGQHYVTERWLGGTLTNYATIKKSIDRLKKIEQMEADGSMSGFVKQEQSRYRRELARLVKYLDGIRTMPRVPAAMFVVDVHREHNAVAEAKRLNIPIVALVDTNCDPDPIAYPIAGNDDAIRSVRVILATVVQTISAAKGEYDAKFARRKKEDGAETAAPAPAPAPAPAPVVEAPVDLTPLAAPAAPAKA
- the tsf gene encoding translation elongation factor Ts, translating into MAEINSALVGKLREITGSGMMDCKKALTESNGDLQAAVDILRKKGRATAGNKSVKEAREGAIAQFISSDSKVGVLLEVNCQTDFVARNETFRAFCDEVARTYATNADANFENQRMELVAKTGENIKIARHQKFEVTGSGLIAAYIHTGAKVGVLVEVGAGKDATVAAEDFKQLVRDITLQIAAANPVAVSREQVDPKLVEKEKEIAAEQFKNKPPQAVAKIVEGKINSFFQTICLVDQGFVKDPEKTVKAYVAEVGKRLGDEIVIRRFVRFQVGESASA